Proteins from one Hoplias malabaricus isolate fHopMal1 chromosome 2, fHopMal1.hap1, whole genome shotgun sequence genomic window:
- the LOC136686177 gene encoding microfibril-associated glycoprotein 4-like, translated as MRNRIFLVLVLPLLLGSSSVSQYLFPTDCSDVYTTGRKVSGVYTIFPTGGAPVQVYCDMGCEEGQAKDGRWTVIQRRMDGSVNFYRPWEQYRKGFGNKYGEYWLGLENLYQLTRKRKYELRVDLQDFVGVKVYALYSSFSVESEVDGYRLHLGAFTDGGAGNSMEANNGQKFSTFDKDQDTHETVNCAKSYLGGFWYSNCHHANPNGVYLWGKDGTHYAIGNVWLHWKGYDYGLKFISMKIRPV; from the exons ATGAGA aacaGAATATTTCTGGTCCTAGTGCTCCCCCTGCTGTTGGGCAgttcctctgtctctcagtaTTTGTTTCCCACAGACTGTTCTGATGTCTACACTACAGGGCGTAAAGTTAGTGGGGTCTACACCATCTTCCCCACAGGGGGCGCACCTGTGCAGGTGTACTGTGACATGGGCTGTGAGGAGGGCCAAGCAAAGGATGGGAGGTGGACA GTCATTCAGAGGAGAATGGACGGCAGTGTGAACTTCTACCGTCCATGGGAACAGTACAGAAAGGGATTTGGAAACAAATACGGAGAATATTGGCtgg GATTGGAGAACCTGTACCAGCTGACCCGGAAGAGGAAGTATGAGCTGAGAGTGGATCTGCAGGACTTTGTGGGAGTAAAGGTTTACGCTCTGTACTCGTCGTTCTCTGTGGAGTCTGAAGTTGATGGGTACAGGCTCCACCTCGGAGCATTCACAGATGGAGGGGCAG GGAACTCTATGGAGGCAAACAACGGACAGAAGTTCTCCACATTCGACAAAGACCAGGACACTCATGAAACGGTAAACTGTGCCAAGTCCTACCTTGGAGGGTTCTGGTACAGTAACTGTCACCACGCTAATCCTAATGGTGTTTATCTGTGGGGGAAAGATGGCACACACTATGCCATTGGGAATGTGTGGCTTCACTGGAAAGGCTATGATTATGGACTGAAGTTCATCAGTATGAAGATAAGACCTGTCTGA